In Streptomyces sp. Li-HN-5-11, the sequence GATCATCATCAGCGCGGCGGCGGGCCGCGATGCCGCCGTGGTCGTCGCCGGCTGGCTGGGGCTGAACCAGCAGGCGGCAGAGGCCGTGGCCTCCCTGTTCGCCCCCGCGACAAGCGCGGGCGCCACCCTGACGGCGGCGAGCGCCGCCCTGCTCCTGCTCGGAGCCATGGCCGTGGCCGGCACCCTGCAGAGCTGGTACCGGATGCTGTTCGAGGTCGTTGCGGGCGGCTGGCGGAACACCATGGCCCAGCTCCTCTGGCTCGCGGGCCTGCTCGCCTACGTAGCCGCGCAGGCCGCGTTCGGCAGGGCGCTCGGCGGGTGGCTCCTGACCGGCCTGGTCAGCTTCCTCTGGGCGGTCGTCTTCTGGTGGGGAAGCGTGTACGTGCTGCTCGCCGGGGCGGTGTCATGGCGCGCCCTCTTCCCTCCGGCCCTGGTCACCAGCGTGTGCTGGACCGGCCTCGGAGTGTTCTCCGCCCACTACTTCTCCGCGACGATCGTGGCGAACGAACAGAAGTACGGCCCCATCGGCGTCGTCATGGTCATCCTGTCATGGCTGGTGGCGGTCGGCGTGATCATCCACCTGGGGGCCGTCGTGGGCCGCATCGTGCGCTGAGCCCCGACCGCGCGTTCGGTCCCACCTGACGCGCGAGCGCCCTCCCCGGGCCTGCCCGGACCGTGGAAGGGCGCTCGCCGATGACAAGCACCGACCAGCAACGACAACTCAGCAGCAGGTCGGGGCGTTGGCACTTGAGCCGGCCGCACGTCGCGGCCGCAGACGATCAGTTGTGGCTGTGGAGGATCTCGTTCAGGCCGCCCCAGACCGCGTTGTTCGGGCGGGCCTCGACCGTGCCGGTGACCGAGTTGCGGCGGAAGAGGATGTTGGAGGCGCCGGAGAGCTCGCGGGCCTTGACGATCTGGCCGTCGGGCATGGTCACGCGAGTGCCCGCGGTGACATAGAGGCCGGCCTCGACGACGCACTCGTCGCCGAGCGCGATGCCGACGCCCGCCTCTGCTCCGATCAGGCAGCGCTCGCCGATGGAGATGATCACGTTGCCGCCGCCGGAGAGCGTGCCCATGGTGGAGGCGCCGCCGCCGATGTCCGAACCGTCGCCGATCACGACACCCGCGGAGATACGGCCCTCGACCATCGACGTGCCGAGCGTGCCCGCGTTGAAGTTCACGAAGCCCTCGTGCATGACCGTGGTGCCCGCGGAGAGGTGCGCGCCGAGCCGGACGCGGTCGGCGTCGGCGATGCGGACGCCCTTGGGAGCGACGTAGTCCGTCATGCGCGGGAACTTGTCGATCGAGGTCACCTGGAGGTGCAGACCCTCGGCCCGGGCGTTCAGGCGCACCTTCTCGATGTCGTCGACGGCGACCGGGCCGAGCGAGGTCCAGGCGACGTTGGCGAGGTGGGCGAAGATGCCGTCCAGGCTCTGGCCGTGCGGCTTGACCAGGCGGTGGGAGAGCAGGTGGAGGCGCAGGTAGACGTCGTGGGTGTCGATCGGCTTGTCGTCGAGGGAGGCGATGACCGTGCGGACCGCGACGACCTCGACGCCCCGGCGGGCGTCCGGCCCGATCGCCGCGGTGGCGCCGCCGCCGAGCAGCTCCGCGGCCCGCTCGGCGGACAGCCGCTCGGTACCGGCCGGGCCGGGCTCCTCCGTCAGCTCGGGCGCGGGGAACCAGGTGTCGAGGACGGTGCCGTCGGAGGCGATGGTGGCGAGCCCGGCAGCCACGGCGCCGGTGGTGCGAGGAGCAGTCGTGTCGGTCATGGGGGAAACCTAACGTGGCGGGGCCCGCCCGGGCGAACCCGTGCGCGAGGCGTCTCACGTGCCGGTCGTACCGTCGGTGGATCATCCGGGCGGGTTCGCCGGAGAACCGTTGGCGGTTTCATCGGAGAACCTCCGGCGGGTTCATCGGAGAACCTGCCGGGGGGTCGTCGGAGAACTTCGGCGGCTTCGCCGGAGAACCTACGGGACGTCGGAGAACTTCGGCGGCTTCGCCGGAGAACCCACGGGACGTCGGAGAACCTCGGCGGTTTCGCCGGAGAACCTCCGGCCGGTTCAGGGGATCACCCGGGCCAGGACGTCCCGCGCGTACTCCTCGTCGTACGAAGCGCCGGTCAGGAGTACCTGCAGACAGATGCCGTCCATCAGGGCCACCAGGGCGCGGGCCGTCACCGGGTCGGTGCGGCCGGAGAGCAGCCGGGCGAGTTCGTCGGCCCACTCCGCCGCCACCGGGCGCAGGGCCGGGCGGCGCAGCGCGGCGAGGTACAGCTCGTACTCCAGCTCCACGCCCGTGCGGTCGCCGGCGAGCCACTCCCCCATCCAGCCCGCCAGCCCTTCGGCGAGATCGGTCCGGGGGTCGGACAGGCCGCCGTGGGCGGCGACCACCTTGGCGAAGCCCTCGCTGGCCTGCCGCAGCGCGGCGACCAACAGTTCGTCGAGCGTCGTGAAGTGGTATGTCGTGGAGCCGAGCGGCACGTCCGCCTCGGCGGCGACGGAGCGGTGGCTCAGTCCCGCGAGGCCCTTGCGCCCCACCACCCTGATCGCCGCGTCGATGATCCGCTGCCGTCGCTCGGGGTCGTAGCGCCGGGGCATCAGTGCGCGCCTCCCAGGCTGAGTACCACCACGCCGGCGACGATCAGCGCGATACCGGCCACCTTCGCCGTGCTCAGCCCCTCCCCGAACAGCGTCAGCCCGATCGCGGCGACGGCCGCCGTGCCGATGCCGGACCAGATCGCGTACGCCGAGCCGATGGAGACGGTCTTGAGCGCCTGGGCGAGCAACGCGAAGGAGACGACGTAGCCGAGGAGCGTCACGAGCGAGGGCAGGGGCCTGCTGAAGCCGTCGCTGTACTTCATGGCCGTCGTGGCGACCACTTCGGCGGCGATGGCGCAGCCGAGCATGACATATCCCATGTGTACGAGCGTACACATCGCGGCTCCGCCGAGCACGCACAATCCGCTTCTCGAAACGGGTGCTGCAAACCGTCTTGGTCCACTACTGTTTCACTGCTCAATCACCTACCCTCCACTTTCCGGCGTCGCCAACGTGCGCCGCTTCAGGACGACTTCATGCCCGAAAGCAACCCCCAGCCCCCGCAGGCGCCAACGCCGTGGGACAGTGGCTGGAATCCCGACAGTTCCCGGGCCCCCGGAACTCGCCGTCTGTGGCTGGCCGGTGCGCTCGCGCTGGCCACCGTGGTCGCGTGCGTTACGGCGATAGCCGTGACCAGCAACGAGCCTGACAGGGCGTCACCGGCCGGGCAGACCCCGTCGGCGCTGGCCAACGGACCCGGCCTGCTCTCCTTCGCCTCCCCCTCGCCGAGCCGCACCGCTCCCAAGGAGCCCAAGGCCGACCTGCTGTCCCCGTCGCCCACGGACACCGTCACCGCCACCGCGTCGGCCACTGCCCACAAGGGCGCCCCCACCTCCGGGGCTCCGTCCGCGCCGGCCGAGTCCTCCGCGCCGCACGGCGGTTCGTCCGGCTCCGAGCCGTCGGCCGACTGGACGTCACTGCGCTCGGTCAACTACCCCGACCGCTACTGGCACGTGAGCGGCGACTACGTGAAACTCGACCCGGTCTACTCCGCCTCCGACCGGCAGGACGCCACCTTCCGGCAGGTCAGCGGCCTGGCCGACTCCTCGTGCTACTCCTTCGCCACGGCCGACGGCACCTACCTCCGCCACCGCGACTTCCTGCTGCGCGCCGAACGGAACGACGGCTCCGACCTGTTCCGCCAGGACGCCACCTTCTGCCCCCGGGCGTCGGCCTACTCGGGCGCGGTCATGCTGGAGTCGGTCAACTACCCCGGACGTTTCCTGCGCCACCGCAACTTCCAGCTCCGCCTGGACCCCTATCAGTACAGCGACCTGTACCTGGCCGACTCGGCCTTCCGGCTGGTGGGCGGTCTGGCCTGACCTCCGCCCCCGGACATGAGAGAACGGCGGCGCCCGGGAAGGGCGCCGCCGTTCTTCTTCGCTTCCCCGGCGGGGAGATCTCAGACGTTGAAGCCGAGGGCCCGCAACTGCTCGCGGCCGTCGTCCGTGATCTTGTCCGGACCCCACGGCGGCATCCAGACCCAGTTGATGCGCAGTTCGTTGACCAGGCCGTCCGTGGCGGACCTGGCCTGGTCCTCGATGACGTCCGTCAGCGGGCAGGCCGCCGAGGTCAGGGTCATGTCGACGGTGGCGATGTTCGCCGCGTCGTCGATGTGGATGCCGTAGATCAGGCCCAGGTTGACCACGTCGATGCCCAGCTCGGGGTCGACGACGTCCATCAGGGCCTCGCGGAGCTCCTCCTCCGAGACCGGCTTCATCTCCACGGTGTCGCTCATGCCGTCTTCCTTTCGGCGTCGGCTCCGCCCAGCGCCTGAGCCGTCGCGTCCTTCCAGGCCATCCAGCTCAGCAGGGCGCACTTGACCCGGGCCGGGTACTTGGACACCCCGGCGAACGCGACCGCGTCCTCCAGGACGTCCTCCATCGCGTCGTCGGGCTCGATCTTCCCCTTGGACTGCATCAGCTCCAGGAAGGTCTCCTGGATCTTCTGCGCCTGGGTCAGGTCCTTGCCGACGAGGAGTTCGTTGAGGACGGAGGCGCTCGCCTGACTGATGGAGCAGCCCTGGCCCTCGTAGGACACGTCCTTGATCGTCGTGCCGTCGTACTTCACACGGAGGGTGATCTCGTCGCCGCACGTCGGGTTCACGTGGTGCACCTCGGCGTCGCCATCCCGCAAGCCCCGCCCGTGCGGGTTCTTGTAGTGGTCCAGGATGACTTCCTGGTACATCGAGTCCAGCTTCATGCGATCGCTCGTCCCATCAGCCGAAGAAGTTCCGTACGTGCTCCAGCCCCTCGACCAGTGCGTCGATCTCGGCCGGCGTGGAGTACAGATAGAACGACGCTCGCGTGGTCGCAGGAATTCCGTACCGCAGGCAGACCGGCCGCGCGCAGTGGTGGCCGACGCGCACGGCGATGCCCTGCTCGTCGAGGACCTGGCCCACGTCGTGCGGGTGGATGTCGCCGAGCGTGAAGGAGATCGCCGCGCCCCGGTCCTCGGCCGTGGTCGGGCCGATGATCCTCAGGTCCGGGACCTCCGCAAGCCGCTTCACCGCGTACTCGGTGAGGGCGTGCTCGTGGGCGAGGACCTTGTCCATGCCGATCGAGTTCAGGTAGTCGATCGCGGCGCCCAGTCCGACCGCCTGCGCGATCGGCGGGGTGCCCGCCTCGAACTTGTGGGGCGCCGGGGCGTAGGTCGAGGAGTGCATCGACACCGTCTCGATCATCTCGCCGCCGCCGAGGAAGGGCGGAAGGTCCTCCAGCAGCTCCTGGCGGCCCCAGAGGACGCCGATGCCGGTGGGCCCGCACATCTTGTGGCCGGTGAAGGCCACGAAGTCGGCCTGCAGCGCCTGCACGTCCAGCGGCATGTGCGGTGCCGCCTGGGAGGCGTCGACGCACACCAGGGCGCCGACCTCCTGGGCGCGGCGGACGATCGCCTCGACCGGGTTGACCGTGCCCAGGATGTTCGACACCAGCACGAAGGAGACGATCTTCGTCTTCTCGGTGATGACCTCGTCGATGTTCGACAGGTCGAGACGGCCGTCCTCGGTCAGGCCGAACCACTTCAGCTTCGCGCCCGTGCGCTGCGCGAGCAGCTGCCACGGCACGATGTTGGAGTGGTGCTCCATCTCCGTGATGACGATCTCGGTGTCCGAGTCCACCCGGTAGGGCTCGTCGGCCCAGCCGAGCATGTTCGCCACGAGGTTGAGCGACTCGGAGGCGTTCTTGGTGAAGATCACCTCGTCGCGGCTCGGCGCGTTGACGAACGCCGCGACCTTGTCGCGCGCGCCCTCGTACAGCGCCGTGGCCTCCTCGGCGAGCACATGCACACCGCGGTGGACGTTGGCGTTGTAGCGCTCGTAGTACTCGCCCAGGGCGTCCAGTACCTGGCGCGGCTTCTGCGAGGTCGCCGCGTTGTCCAGGTACACGAGCTTCCTGCCGTCGTGGACCAACCGGTCCAGGACGGGGAAGTCCTTGCGGATCGCCTCGGTGTCGAGGAGGCCCGGCAGCTGTGTCACGCGGATGCGCCACCCTTCGTGTATGCCTCGTAGCCCTCGTCCTCCAGCTTGTCGGCGAGCTCGGCGCCGCCGGACTCCACGATCCGGCCGGCCGAGAAGACGTGGACGTAGTCGGGCTTGATGTAGCGCAGGATGCGCGTGTAGTGCGTGATCAGCAGGGTGCCGACCTCGCCCGTCTCACGGACGCGGTTGACGCCCTCGGAGACGATGCGCAGGGCGTCGACGTCCAGGCCGGAGTCGGTCTCGTCGAGGATCGCGATCTTCGGCTTGAGCAGTTCGAGCTGGAGGATCTCGTGGCGCTTCTTCTCACCGCCGGAGAAGCCCTCGTTGACGTTGCGCTCGGCGAAGGACGGGTCCATGTTGAGGCGCTCCATGGCCTCCTTGACCTCCTTCACCCAGGTGCGCAGCTTGGGGGCCTCGCCGCGGATCGCGGTGGCGGAGGTGCGCAGGAAGTTGCTCACCGACACACCCGGAACCTCGACCGGGTACTGCATCGCGAGGAACAAGCCCGCGCGGGCGCGCTCGTCGACGGACATCTCGAGGACGTCCTCGCCGTCGAGCAGCACGGTGCCGCTGGTGATCGTGTACTTGGGGTGACCCGCGAGCGAGTAGGCGAGGGTCGACTTGCCCGAGCCGTTGGGGCCCATGATGGCGTGCGTCTCGCCCTGCTTCACGGTGAGGTCGACGCCCTTGAGGATTTCCTTCGTGGCGTTGTCGGCCTCGACGGTGACGTGCAGGTCTCGGATTTCAAGCGTTGCCATGGGTGCCTCAGGACTCCTGGGTGAGGGAGACGAGCACGTCGTCCCCTTCGATCTTGACGGGGTATACGGGGACGGGGCGCGTCGCGGGAAGGGCGTCGGGCTTGCCGGAGCGGAGGTCGAAGCGCGAGCCGTGCAGCCAGCACTCGATGTGGCAGTCGTCGACCTCGCCCTCGGCGAGGGAGACGTTCGCGTGCGAGCAGATGTCGTGAATGGCGAACACCTCGCCCTCGGTGCGCACGAGCGAGAGCGGCGTGCCGTCGAGCTCCACCCGCTTCGGGGTGTCCTCCTCCAGCTCGCTCAGCCCACACACACGTACGAAGGTGCTGGTCATGCGACCGACGCCTCCAGCTCCTCCTCGATCTTGGCGAGCAGGCGCTCCTCGATGTCCGCGACGCCGATCTGCTGGACCAGCTCGGCGAAGAAGCCGCGGACGACGAGGCGGCGGGCCTCGTGCTCGGGGATGCCGCGGGCCATCAGGTAGAAGAGCTGCTCGTCGTCGAAGCGGCCGGTGGCCGAGGCGTGGCCGGCGCCGACGATTTCGCCGGTCTCGATCTCCAGGTTCGGCACGGAGTCGACGCGGGCGCCGTCGGTCAGCACCAGGTTGCGGTTCATCTCGTAGGTGTCCGTGCCCTCGGCCTTGGCCTCGATCAGCACGTCACCGATCCACACGGCGTGCGCGTCGTCGCCCTGGAGCGCGCCCTTGTAGGCGACGTTGGACTTGCAGTGCGGGGTGTTGTGGGTGACCAGGAGACGGTGCTCCTGGTGCTGCCCGGCGTCGGTGAAGTACAGGCCGTACAGCTCGGCCTCGCCGCCGGTGCCTGCGTAGCTCACGCGCGGCTGCAGGCGGACGACGTCACCGCCGAAGGTGACGACCACCGACTTGAAGGAGGCGTCCCGGCCGACCAGCGCGTTGTGCTGGGCGACGTGCACGGCCTTGTCGTCCCAGTCCTGGACGGAGACGACGGTGAGCTTGGCGCCGTCGCCCAGGAGGTAGTCGACGTTGGCCGCGAGCACCGCGTCACCGGTGTGGTCGATGACGACGACGGCCTCGGCGAAGGCCCCGAGCTCGATGATCTGGTGGCCGAAGGCGACCCCGCCCTCGCCGTGCACGGCGATGCGGATCGGCTCGGTGAGCACCGTCTCCTTGGGGACGGTGACCACGCCGGCCTTCTCGAACGCCGAGTAGGCCTGGGCGGCGACCCGGTCCACCGGGGTGCCCGCCCTGCCGAGCCGCGCGTCGTCGCGGCCGACGGCCTCGACGACGACGCCCTCGGGGGCCTGCACGTCCACCTTCACACCCTCGCCGGTGGCGGTCGCGGTGCCGTCGTGCAGGCCGCGCAGCCGCTCCAGCGGGGTGAACCGCCACTCCTCCTCACGGCCGTGCGGGACCGGGAAGTCCGCCACGTCGAAGGAGGGCGCCGCGCTCATGCGCGTGGCGACGGTCGACTCGGCGGCGACCGCGATCTGACCGGCGGTGGTGGAGCCCACCGGGATGTTCTGGGCCTCAGCCATGGCTGTCGTCATGCTCGCTTTCTTGCGGTAAGTGGCTTGATGGGGACTGCGGACCGGTGATCAGCCGACCGCACCCTCCATCTGCAGCTCGATCAGCCGGTTGAGCTCCAGCGCGTACTCCATCGGCAGTTCCTTGGCGATCGGCTCGACGAAGCCGCGCACGATCATCGCCATCGCCTCGAACTCGGAGAGGCCACGGCTCATCAGGTAGAAGAGCTGGTCCTCGGAGACCTTGGAGACGGTCGCCTCGTGGCCCATGGACACGTCGTCCTCGCGGACGTCCACGTAGGGGTACGTGTCGGAGCGGGAGATGGTGTCGACGAGCAGCGCGTCACAGAGCACGTTGGACTTGGAGCCCGCCGCGCCCTCGCCGATCTCGACCAGGCCGCGGTACGAGGTACGGCCGCCGCCACGCGCCACCGACTTGGAGACGATGTTGGACGACGTGTTCGGCGCCATGTGGACCATCTTGGAACCGGCGTCCTGGTGCTGGCCCTCGCCCGCGAAGGCGATGGACAGGGTCTCGCCCTTGGCGTGCTCGCCCATCAGGTAGACGGCCGGGTACTTCATCGTCACCTTGGAGCCGATGTTGCCGTCGATCCACTCCATGGTCGCGCCCTCGTAGGCCACGGCGCGCTTGGTGACCAGGTTGTAGACGTTGTTCGACCAGTTCTGGATGGTCGTGT encodes:
- a CDS encoding AbfB domain-containing protein yields the protein MPESNPQPPQAPTPWDSGWNPDSSRAPGTRRLWLAGALALATVVACVTAIAVTSNEPDRASPAGQTPSALANGPGLLSFASPSPSRTAPKEPKADLLSPSPTDTVTATASATAHKGAPTSGAPSAPAESSAPHGGSSGSEPSADWTSLRSVNYPDRYWHVSGDYVKLDPVYSASDRQDATFRQVSGLADSSCYSFATADGTYLRHRDFLLRAERNDGSDLFRQDATFCPRASAYSGAVMLESVNYPGRFLRHRNFQLRLDPYQYSDLYLADSAFRLVGGLA
- a CDS encoding TetR family transcriptional regulator: MPRRYDPERRQRIIDAAIRVVGRKGLAGLSHRSVAAEADVPLGSTTYHFTTLDELLVAALRQASEGFAKVVAAHGGLSDPRTDLAEGLAGWMGEWLAGDRTGVELEYELYLAALRRPALRPVAAEWADELARLLSGRTDPVTARALVALMDGICLQVLLTGASYDEEYARDVLARVIP
- the sufD gene encoding Fe-S cluster assembly protein SufD, whose protein sequence is MAEAQNIPVGSTTAGQIAVAAESTVATRMSAAPSFDVADFPVPHGREEEWRFTPLERLRGLHDGTATATGEGVKVDVQAPEGVVVEAVGRDDARLGRAGTPVDRVAAQAYSAFEKAGVVTVPKETVLTEPIRIAVHGEGGVAFGHQIIELGAFAEAVVVIDHTGDAVLAANVDYLLGDGAKLTVVSVQDWDDKAVHVAQHNALVGRDASFKSVVVTFGGDVVRLQPRVSYAGTGGEAELYGLYFTDAGQHQEHRLLVTHNTPHCKSNVAYKGALQGDDAHAVWIGDVLIEAKAEGTDTYEMNRNLVLTDGARVDSVPNLEIETGEIVGAGHASATGRFDDEQLFYLMARGIPEHEARRLVVRGFFAELVQQIGVADIEERLLAKIEEELEASVA
- a CDS encoding non-heme iron oxygenase ferredoxin subunit, coding for MTSTFVRVCGLSELEEDTPKRVELDGTPLSLVRTEGEVFAIHDICSHANVSLAEGEVDDCHIECWLHGSRFDLRSGKPDALPATRPVPVYPVKIEGDDVLVSLTQES
- a CDS encoding ribonuclease BN, which codes for MGDGRNRLHRLRRTPRWQVDRRWWAAVRRFEESGAGRLWGRLSAADFFGHSFQLAALALLCFFPFLIIISAAAGRDAAVVVAGWLGLNQQAAEAVASLFAPATSAGATLTAASAALLLLGAMAVAGTLQSWYRMLFEVVAGGWRNTMAQLLWLAGLLAYVAAQAAFGRALGGWLLTGLVSFLWAVVFWWGSVYVLLAGAVSWRALFPPALVTSVCWTGLGVFSAHYFSATIVANEQKYGPIGVVMVILSWLVAVGVIIHLGAVVGRIVR
- the sufU gene encoding Fe-S cluster assembly sulfur transfer protein SufU; protein product: MKLDSMYQEVILDHYKNPHGRGLRDGDAEVHHVNPTCGDEITLRVKYDGTTIKDVSYEGQGCSISQASASVLNELLVGKDLTQAQKIQETFLELMQSKGKIEPDDAMEDVLEDAVAFAGVSKYPARVKCALLSWMAWKDATAQALGGADAERKTA
- a CDS encoding multidrug efflux SMR transporter, which produces MGYVMLGCAIAAEVVATTAMKYSDGFSRPLPSLVTLLGYVVSFALLAQALKTVSIGSAYAIWSGIGTAAVAAIGLTLFGEGLSTAKVAGIALIVAGVVVLSLGGAH
- a CDS encoding metal-sulfur cluster assembly factor, with the protein product MSDTVEMKPVSEEELREALMDVVDPELGIDVVNLGLIYGIHIDDAANIATVDMTLTSAACPLTDVIEDQARSATDGLVNELRINWVWMPPWGPDKITDDGREQLRALGFNV
- the dapD gene encoding 2,3,4,5-tetrahydropyridine-2,6-dicarboxylate N-succinyltransferase, with amino-acid sequence MTDTTAPRTTGAVAAGLATIASDGTVLDTWFPAPELTEEPGPAGTERLSAERAAELLGGGATAAIGPDARRGVEVVAVRTVIASLDDKPIDTHDVYLRLHLLSHRLVKPHGQSLDGIFAHLANVAWTSLGPVAVDDIEKVRLNARAEGLHLQVTSIDKFPRMTDYVAPKGVRIADADRVRLGAHLSAGTTVMHEGFVNFNAGTLGTSMVEGRISAGVVIGDGSDIGGGASTMGTLSGGGNVIISIGERCLIGAEAGVGIALGDECVVEAGLYVTAGTRVTMPDGQIVKARELSGASNILFRRNSVTGTVEARPNNAVWGGLNEILHSHN
- a CDS encoding cysteine desulfurase, which codes for MTQLPGLLDTEAIRKDFPVLDRLVHDGRKLVYLDNAATSQKPRQVLDALGEYYERYNANVHRGVHVLAEEATALYEGARDKVAAFVNAPSRDEVIFTKNASESLNLVANMLGWADEPYRVDSDTEIVITEMEHHSNIVPWQLLAQRTGAKLKWFGLTEDGRLDLSNIDEVITEKTKIVSFVLVSNILGTVNPVEAIVRRAQEVGALVCVDASQAAPHMPLDVQALQADFVAFTGHKMCGPTGIGVLWGRQELLEDLPPFLGGGEMIETVSMHSSTYAPAPHKFEAGTPPIAQAVGLGAAIDYLNSIGMDKVLAHEHALTEYAVKRLAEVPDLRIIGPTTAEDRGAAISFTLGDIHPHDVGQVLDEQGIAVRVGHHCARPVCLRYGIPATTRASFYLYSTPAEIDALVEGLEHVRNFFG
- the sufC gene encoding Fe-S cluster assembly ATPase SufC, with product MATLEIRDLHVTVEADNATKEILKGVDLTVKQGETHAIMGPNGSGKSTLAYSLAGHPKYTITSGTVLLDGEDVLEMSVDERARAGLFLAMQYPVEVPGVSVSNFLRTSATAIRGEAPKLRTWVKEVKEAMERLNMDPSFAERNVNEGFSGGEKKRHEILQLELLKPKIAILDETDSGLDVDALRIVSEGVNRVRETGEVGTLLITHYTRILRYIKPDYVHVFSAGRIVESGGAELADKLEDEGYEAYTKGGASA